The following is a genomic window from Amycolatopsis cihanbeyliensis.
CTCGGCACCGACACGGTGCGCCTGGCCGAGGGCGTGACCGGGTACGTCCGCGCCGGCAAACTGGTCGGCGCGTGCACCTGGGACCGCCCGCGAGCGATGTTGCACTGGGCCGAGGAGCTGGAACGCCAACTGCCGGTGCCGCAGCCCGCCCGACCACACCGGCACACCCGGGAGCCGGAGATCACCCCGCTGGCCACGGTGCCGCCGGTTCCGGCGCGGACCACGACTCCGCCACTGGGCGACCTGTGGTTGTCTGGTGCCTGAGCGGGCCGGGTCAGCCACGCCTGGAGCTCAGCACGTTGCCGATGAGCTCCAGTGCGGGGCCGGTCTCCGGGCCGAGCTCGCCGGAGAAGGAGACCGCGCCGAAGCCCGCGTCGGCCAGTTTGTCCAGGCCTGCGGCCAGGTCACCGGCATCGCCCGCGGCCATGAACAGGTCGACGGTGCGGTCGCTGATCTCCTCGAGCCGTTCGGTGGCCCCGTCCCGCACGGCAGCCCGCGCGGCCTCCACCTCGGCCTCCGGCACGCCGTGGAACGTCAGCAGCGGACCGAGGTGCGGCAGGAAGGTGGCCAGTACCCTGCGCGCACCCCGGCGGGCGTACTCCCGGTCCGGGTGCACGAAGGTCCAGTTCTCCACGACGAAGTCGACCTCACCCGGGTCGCGACCCACCTCTTTCGCGCCCGCGGCGACATGCTCGGCGAGCATGCTGGGGTAGGCCGGGTCCCACTGCGCGGCGACCCGGAGGCCGTCACAGTGCGCGCCGGCGAGCCGGGCTCCTTTGGGCCCGAGGGCGCCGAGGTACACCGGTACCCGCCGGCCGGTGCCGAAATGCAGCCGTGCCGTGTCGGCGAGGGTGAACGTCGCGCCCTGGTGACCGCCACCGTCCCCGCCGACCAGCGCCCTGATCACGTCGATCGCCTCGCGCACCCCGGCCAGGGTCGCCGGATTGCGCATGCCGAGCAGCTCGTACATCGAGCCACGACCGATACCGAGCACGGCACGCCCGCCGGAGAGCTCGTCCAGGTGAGCCAGGTTCGCCGCGAGCTGGGCCGGATGGGTGAGGTAGGGGTGCGTGACGTTCGGCCCGAGCTGCGGCCGCGAGGTGGCGCGGGCCAGGTCGCACAGCACCGGCCACACCGGCCTGCGCAGCAGCACATCGTGCACCGTGATGTCCTCGAAGCCCAACTCCTCGGCCCGTCCGGCCAGCTCAGGGTAGGCGTCGATCGGCAGGTTCCCGTGCAGTTGCAGGAGGTAACGCATCCTCACCTTTCGCTGGTCGCCATGCCCTCGCGGGCGAGCCGGCGCAGTTCGTCCAGATCACGGGTGCCGAGCAGGTCCGGTCCCCGCCCCGAGGCGGCGAGGTCCTCGCCGAGCGCGGCGCCCATCAGCGCCAGTATCGCGGCACCCGTCGGCGCAGGGACGCCTGCCAGCCGCGCGAGTTCGACGTTCAGCACCAGCCCGCACCGGATGTCCTCGTGTACGTAGCGGTGGTCGATGTGCACCGACTCGCGCCACAGGTTGGAGGCGAGCAGCCGCGCCTTGGCGTCCGGAGGATACATCGAGGTGTCCTTGCCGAGGTGGTAGTCCAGCAACGGCCAGTGCGGCTCCCCGAACCCCAGCCGCTCACGCAGCGCGACGCGTTCGGCGTCCAGCGCCCGCGTGGTGGCCAGCACCGAGGGTGAGGTGCCGTCGGCGTGGATGTCGAAGCGGTCGCCGAAGGACTCGATGGCCCCCAGGTTGTGCACGATGAGCGGCGGATGGATGACCGGCCCCCAGTTGGCGAGGGCGGCGTCCAGACCGTCACGTACCCGCACGGCCGTCGGGAAGGCGGCGGCGAACCGGGCATGCGCCTCGTCGGCGAGTGGGCCGGTGCCGGGAACGGAGCCGACCGGCAACCGGCCGGCCGTGACCGGGATGCTGACCTCGCCGGGCGCGGTCACGCGCGCGAGGTACGGCAACGTTCCGGTTTCCAGGAAGGCCACATCCGGCCGCAGTCGCGCGCCGAGCCAGGTGCCGAAGGTGCCCGGGGTGAAGGCCACCGCCTGCCCCGGCTCGAGCACCGCGGCCAGCGCGTCCAGCAGTTCCCGCTGCGCCGAGGCCGGGACGGGCGCGATCACCAGGTCGCTGCCCGCGACCGCAGCGTCCAGGTCGTTGGTGGCGAGGGCGACCGTGATCTCGCCACGAGTCTCGCCCGCCACGTACCGGACACGGCCACCCGGTGGCAGCGGGGCCCGCCTGCGCCACCACCGGACCTCGTGCCCACGGAGGGTGAGATCGACGGCGGTGGCATGGGAGCCGTTCCCGCCGCCCAGTACCGCCACGATCAACGGTGCCTCCACGGTCCGGGCTGCCTGTTGCCGGCGAAGTAGATCATCGCCGCGCAGCCTAGCCGAGCGGGTGAGTCCGCTGAGCAGACCGTCGTCCGGCGACGCCAAGGACCCGTTGCTTGACCAGGAGCCAGCTCGCGCATTATGGTCTAGACCACATCGGCAAGCGCAAACCCTTTCTCGCCCTGCTCACAACCGAGATCAAGGGGAAGACGGATGTATCCCTGACACGCCTCATCGAGGGGGCGGAACCTGGCCGCGGGCCCGATCCTCGGCCGGGACGACCGCTTGCCGTACCTCATTCCCTTTTCCCGCCCTGTGGCGAGTCCCTGCGCTCGTCTGGGAACTGTGGATGTGTCCGAGAAGGAGCTGAGATGAATCTGAAGAAGAAGCTCGCGGTGGTCGCCGCCGGCGCGGGCGTCGCCCCGCTGATCCTGGTCGCGCTGCCCGCGGGCGTGGCCAACGCGCACGGGTACGTGTCCTCGCCGCCGAGCAGGCAGGCCCAGTGCGCACAGGGGACCGTGTCCTGCGGATCGATCAAGTGGGAGCCGCAGAGCGTCGAGGGGCCCAAGGGCCTGCGTAGTTGCAGTGGTGGCAACTCCCGGTTCTCCGAGCTGGACGACGACGGCAAGGGCTGGCGCGCGACCCCGGTCGGCAACTCGGTGACGTTCAAGTGGACGTTCACCGCGCGGCACGCCACCGCGAACTACGAGTACTTCCTGAACGGCCGCAGAATCGCCGAGTTCAACGGCAATGGCCAGCAGCCGCCGCCCACCATCTCGCACAACGTCAATCTCGGCGGGGTGAGCGGCCGGCAGAAGGTGCTCGCGGTGTGGAACATCGGCGACACCGGCAACGCCTTTTACGCCTGCATCGACCTGAACGTCAACGGCGGAGGGGACCCGGACCCCGAGCCGACCACCACGACCACGACACCACCGCCGGACACCACCACGACCACTCCCCCGCCCAGCAGCGGAACCTGGGAGGTCGGCACGGCTTACCAAACGGGTAGCGAGGTGACCTACAACGGTTCCTCCTACCGTTGCCGGCAGACACACACCGCCATCGCCGGCTGGGAACCCGCCAACACCCCCGCCCTGTGGCAAGAAGTCTGAGTTCGCCGCGGGTCCGCGCTCCCATCGGGGCGCGGGCCCGTCGCGGGAAGTAAGGCGACCATGCGGTCTTTCCTGCTCGTCCTCACCGTCGCGGCCACCGTGGCGCTCACCGGCTGCGGCAGTGCCCCCACCGGAACTCCCCAGGAGAACCCGGCGCCCACCGCGCCTCCGCCCCCCGCCGAACCGGCCTCGGCGCAGTTCAACGAGGCCGACCTGCTGTTCCTGCGGACGATGATCCCCCACCACGAGCAAGGCCTGGACATGGCGCGCCAGGCCAAGCAGCGCGCGACCAGCGCCGAGGTGCGGCAGCTCGCGGGCGCCATCGAGGCGACCCAGCAGTACGAGGTCGAGACCATGACGACCTGGCTGCGTGGCTGGAACCAACCGCTCACCGCCGAGCGCTCGGCGCACTCCGAGCACTCCGGGAGCGCCGAACACTCCGAGCACGCGGACATCCACACCACCGACCCCGAGGTCATCACCGAGTTGGAGCGGACAGCGAGCGAGGAGTTCGACTCGACCTTCCTGAACGTGTTCACCGGCCACCAGCACAACGCCGTTGCCATGGCCAGGAAAGAAACCACCGAGGGCAAGAACCCGGAAGCCAAGGACCTCGCCGACCGGATCGTGCAGTCCCGCACGGCACAGATCGAGCAGATGCTGACGATCCTCGGCGGGTAGCGTCGCGGTCAGGCGTAGCGAAAACTCCTTTCGCGACCGCGGTAAAACCCGATCGAGTGATGCGGATACCGGTCGTTTCACTATTTACCGTTATCGACATAGTATCGAACGCATGAACGACACCAACATCGACGTTCCTGGGTGGACGACGGACGAGCTCCTCGCCACCCCCACCGACGACCTCACCGAACAGGAGGCCCTCACGTTTCTGTACGGCATCAGCCGGATGCAAGCCATGCTGGACGCCGTCCGAATGAAGGCCATCGAACGATTCGCCACGTTGCGGGCGGACGACGAACGGGTGCGGGACATTCTCGCGGCGGAACTCAAGGTCACTTCGGCCAAAGCGGGGGACGATCTCGCCCTGGCCCACACGCTGCACACCCGACTACCCCGAACCCGCCACGCCCTCACCACCGGCATCCTCGACCTGGCCCGCGCGCGGCAGATCGACCGCGCCACCACCCCACTCACCGACGGCCAGGCCCGCCAGGTGGAAGAGCTGGCCTTCCCGCAGGCCGTCGACAGGAATCCACGCCGGCTCTACGAGTTGCTCCGCAAGGCGGTGCAGGAAGTCGACCCCGACGGCGCCGCCGCCCGGACCGCAGTCAGAAGGGAACAGCGCCGGGTCAGCCTCGGGCCCAAGAAGGACGGCATGTGCTGGCTGCACGCCTTTCTCCCCGCGGAGGACGGGATCGCCATCGACAGCCTGGTCGACTCCGCGGCGCGCGAAGCCAGGATGCCGGGAGACGAGCGCACCACGAACCAACTGCGCGCCGATGCCTTGCGCGACCTCATCCTCGGCACCCACCGGCAACGAGTCGCGAGCCCGCATCCACCTCACCGCCAACGGCACCACCGTCCTCGGCAACCTCCCCGGCGGGCTCCGTGGCTACGGCCCGCTTCCCGCCGAACACATCCGCGAACTCGCCTACACCCTCAGGGCCACCTGCCAGGACGTGGCCATCACCAGCTACCGGTTCACCGGCCGCATCATCGACCTCATCCGGCAGCGCGACCGCACCTGCCGGTTCCCGGGTTACAACGCCCCCGCCGACCGCTGCGACATCGACCGCAGAACCCCCTGCGACAAGGGAGGAGCCACCGCCAGTGGTAACGGCGACCGCCACTGCCGGCGCCATCACCGACTGAACAGACCGGAACCTGAACCATCACCAAGACCGACACCGGACGCCTGATCTGGACCAGCCCGCACGGCCACTCCCTCACGAACTGAGGCC
Proteins encoded in this region:
- a CDS encoding LLM class flavin-dependent oxidoreductase — encoded protein: MRYLLQLHGNLPIDAYPELAGRAEELGFEDITVHDVLLRRPVWPVLCDLARATSRPQLGPNVTHPYLTHPAQLAANLAHLDELSGGRAVLGIGRGSMYELLGMRNPATLAGVREAIDVIRALVGGDGGGHQGATFTLADTARLHFGTGRRVPVYLGALGPKGARLAGAHCDGLRVAAQWDPAYPSMLAEHVAAGAKEVGRDPGEVDFVVENWTFVHPDREYARRGARRVLATFLPHLGPLLTFHGVPEAEVEAARAAVRDGATERLEEISDRTVDLFMAAGDAGDLAAGLDKLADAGFGAVSFSGELGPETGPALELIGNVLSSRRG
- a CDS encoding NAD/NADP-dependent octopine/nopaline dehydrogenase family protein, whose translation is MEAPLIVAVLGGGNGSHATAVDLTLRGHEVRWWRRRAPLPPGGRVRYVAGETRGEITVALATNDLDAAVAGSDLVIAPVPASAQRELLDALAAVLEPGQAVAFTPGTFGTWLGARLRPDVAFLETGTLPYLARVTAPGEVSIPVTAGRLPVGSVPGTGPLADEAHARFAAAFPTAVRVRDGLDAALANWGPVIHPPLIVHNLGAIESFGDRFDIHADGTSPSVLATTRALDAERVALRERLGFGEPHWPLLDYHLGKDTSMYPPDAKARLLASNLWRESVHIDHRYVHEDIRCGLVLNVELARLAGVPAPTGAAILALMGAALGEDLAASGRGPDLLGTRDLDELRRLAREGMATSER
- a CDS encoding lytic polysaccharide monooxygenase; this encodes MNLKKKLAVVAAGAGVAPLILVALPAGVANAHGYVSSPPSRQAQCAQGTVSCGSIKWEPQSVEGPKGLRSCSGGNSRFSELDDDGKGWRATPVGNSVTFKWTFTARHATANYEYFLNGRRIAEFNGNGQQPPPTISHNVNLGGVSGRQKVLAVWNIGDTGNAFYACIDLNVNGGGDPDPEPTTTTTTPPPDTTTTTPPPSSGTWEVGTAYQTGSEVTYNGSSYRCRQTHTAIAGWEPANTPALWQEV
- a CDS encoding DUF305 domain-containing protein → MRSFLLVLTVAATVALTGCGSAPTGTPQENPAPTAPPPPAEPASAQFNEADLLFLRTMIPHHEQGLDMARQAKQRATSAEVRQLAGAIEATQQYEVETMTTWLRGWNQPLTAERSAHSEHSGSAEHSEHADIHTTDPEVITELERTASEEFDSTFLNVFTGHQHNAVAMARKETTEGKNPEAKDLADRIVQSRTAQIEQMLTILGG
- a CDS encoding DUF222 domain-containing protein; this encodes MNDTNIDVPGWTTDELLATPTDDLTEQEALTFLYGISRMQAMLDAVRMKAIERFATLRADDERVRDILAAELKVTSAKAGDDLALAHTLHTRLPRTRHALTTGILDLARARQIDRATTPLTDGQARQVEELAFPQAVDRNPRRLYELLRKAVQEVDPDGAAARTAVRREQRRVSLGPKKDGMCWLHAFLPAEDGIAIDSLVDSAAREARMPGDERTTNQLRADALRDLILGTHRQRVASPHPPHRQRHHRPRQPPRRAPWLRPASRRTHPRTRLHPQGHLPGRGHHQLPVHRPHHRPHPAARPHLPVPGLQRPRRPLRHRPQNPLRQGRSHRQW